The following coding sequences lie in one Fusarium poae strain DAOMC 252244 chromosome 1, whole genome shotgun sequence genomic window:
- a CDS encoding hypothetical protein (TransMembrane:1 (o743-766i)), with amino-acid sequence MNNPTISEKNTMLNADRNEDFSASAPAPASSSLSDLPPSYDTTQPQPVPQFQHDQQSQPSEDLLVLVIDDCKIYSAYAPTRTLYRLSNPVYDANRTVYGIEKFRYRMDDTGTESKLKHVEDHIYDISREVQLRALPTIHIKGFTSSKRTYKTVNIVDATKVGGGYKVEEDNADKDEILRTERPFKDLLNQGRGNTVEWKDASGHVIAIETKLQRDENKNVVEPPRLAIKATINDKLYDLLVTSWCAVIWREAKHDLKEPFTWQKFKDRATMLPRKAPGLWHGYDCNISGNYTIIDSPDGQDGISSCKDVDGSLSLLFDKSPTSWPTDEATVDLGTVSSLTGSLDIYPHHHSKKTTVTASSLKSIDGEFTIWNTGTGKDKTVEELDLLFDALEQVGKGYVITSAFAKLSIQHKKDVEVGAMMRVTETEVEELVLNGIHTVNDDFMIDANRYMEELDVPALTYANKGFSVKGNNALTKVSFPKLKEVKGNLEFNQNGALTKLRLAALENAATMSITANGKEGSLLLPYLSSIGNSTTSATSNFKGLDKIEFSSLGKVKGSLTFSSNYFEDLTIPLLKEMDGGITVEDNPYLTTFALPRATYVDELTIDSNDGLTNITANALKSAGTIAIKGPFTNVEFFNLKEVTGDFKVVGDKSMDCSWFDANVKKIVKGKYSCVGDHEEKERKSSTGGIEDTEGNPKDYMSPEDEDDSDGSGSSGESGSGGSSGTGDSDDKAGSGGMSTGAKAGLGIGIAVLVVLIMVGAVMFWLWRRRRAVSQPNNTISKQPDLMGLDPPRLGSSGGTSTFSSIFDGRQKMGVHTRIVATNPLPSPSPSLGTLNFGRTSLIESSGTFTEKSLAAWKTIRRVSDSSGASSPFGKEGAGPFKG; translated from the exons ATGAATAATCCAACAATTTCAGAAAAGAATACCATGTTGAATGCCGATAGGAACGAGGACTTTTCAGCctcagctccagctccagcttcatcgtctttATCAGATCTTCCTCCATCATACGACACAACCCAACCTCAACCAGTACCCCAATTTCAACATGATCAACAATCACAACCGTCAGAAGACTTGCTTGTTCTTGTTATTGACGACTGCAAAATCTACTCTGCGTACGCACCAACCCGCACTCTTTATCGACTGAGCAACCCGGTATATGACGCAAACCGTACCGTCTACGGAATCGAGAAGTTCCGCTATCGCATGGATGACACAGGCACTGAGTCTAAACTCAAACATGTTGAAGATCACATCTACGACATAAGCCGCGAGGTCCAACTCAGAGCACTGCCAACTATACATATCAAAGGCTTCACAAGCAGCAAGCGCACTTATAAGACTGTCAACATTGTAGATGCAACAAAAGTAGGGGGAGGTTACAAGGTTGAGGAAGATAATGCCGACAAGGATGAGATACTTCGAACCGAGAGGCCCTTTAAAGATCTTCTTAACCAAGGACGTGGCAATACTGTTGAGTGGAAGGATGCTTCGGGACATGTCATTGCTATCGAGACTAAGCTGCAGCGTGATGAGAACAAGAACGTCGTGGAACCGCCTCGTCTTGCTATCAAGGCTACCATTAACGACAAGCTTTATGATTTGCTGGTGACGAGTTGGTGTGCAGTTATTTGGAGGGAGGCCAAGCATGATTTGAAAGAGCCTTTTACATGGCAGAAAT TTAAAGATAGGGCAACAATGTTGCCACGCAAGGCCCCAGGTCTATGGCATGGTTACG ACTGTAACATTTCGGGCAACTACACCATCATCGATTCACCAGACGGACAAGACGGAATCTCATCCTGCAAAGACGTCGACGGATCATTATCACTTCTTTTCGACAAGAGCCCTACATCATGGCCTACCGACGAGGCCACAGTCGATCTCGGAACCGTTAGTTCTCTTACTGGCAGCCTGGACATTTACCCCCATCACCATTCCAAAAAGACAACAGTTACAGCTTCGAGTTTAAAGTCCATAGACGGTGAATTCACGATATGGAACACGGGAACCGGCAAAGACAAAACGGTTGAGGAGCTTGACTTGCTCTTCGATGCCCTGGAACAAGTCGGCAAGGGCTATGTCATCACCAGCGCCTTCGCCAAGTTATCCATCCAACACAAGAAGGATGTCGAAGTCGGCGCTATGATGAGAGTCACTGAAACAGAAGTCGAGGAGCTCGTACTCAACGGAATTCATACTGTCAATGACGACTTTATGATTGATGCCAACAGGTACATGGAGGAATTGGACGTCCCAGCTCTGACCTACGCAAACAAGGGTTTCAGCGTCAAGGGAAACAACGCCCTCACCAAAGTCTCGTTCCCTAAGCTCAAAGAAGTCAAGGGAAACTTGGAGTTCAACCAGAACGGTGCTCTAACTAAACTTCGTCTCGCCGCTCTCGAAAACGCAGCCACCATGTCTATCACCGCCAACGGCAAGGAAGGTTCCTTGCTGCTCCCCTATCTCTCATCCATTGGAAACAGTACTACCTCGGCAACTTCAAATTTCAAGGGTCTCGACAAGATTGAGTTTTCGTCTCTTGGAAAGGTCAAGGGTTCTTTGACTTTTTCCTCCAACTATTTCGAGGATCTGACCATTCCGCTCTTGAAAGAGATGGACGGCGGTATCACTGTTGAAGATAACCCATATCTAACGACCTTTGCTCTCCCCAGAGCTACTTATGTTGATGAGTTGACTATCGACAGCAACGATGGACTCACAAATATCACAGCCAACGCTCTCAAGTCTGCCGGCACCATCGCGATCAAGGGGCCCTTCACCAATGTTGAATTTTTCAACCTCAAAGAGGTCACCGGAGACTTCAAGGTTGTGGGTGACAAGTCTATGGACTGTAGCTGGTTTGATGCCAATGTCAAGAAGATTGTCAAGGGCAAGTATTCTTGCGTTGGAGACcacgaggagaaggagaggaaGTCAAGCACCGGTGGTATCGAGGACACTGAAGGCAACCCAAAAGACTATATGTCAcctgaagacgaagatgacagTGATGGGAGCGGTAGCAGTGGGGAAAGTGGAAGTGGAGGTAGCTCAGGTACTGGCGACTCTGACGACAAAGCAGGCTCAGGAGGAATGTCAACTGGTGCCAAAGCCGGTCTTGGAATCGGTATCGCTGTTCTCGTCGTCCTCATTATGGTCGGGGCAGTTATGTTTTGGCTCTGGCGTCGCCGTCGTGCTGTTTCACAGCCCAACAACACCATTAGCAAGCAACCGGACTTGATGGGTCTCGACCCACCACGTCTCGGTAGCAGCGGTGGTACATCAACATTCTCCAGCATCTTTGACGGTCGGCAAAAGATGGGAGTGCATACCCGGATTGTGGCCACAAACCCGTTGCCCAGCCCATCTCCTAGCCTGGGCACTTTGAATTTCGGCCGCACTTCGCTTATCGAAAGCTCTGGCACCTTTACTGAGAAGAGTCTTGCTGCATGGAAGACTATTCGCAGAGTGAGTGATTCTTCCGGTGCCTCTAGTCCTTTTGGAAAGGAGGGAGCTGGTCCGTTTAAGGGTTGA
- a CDS encoding hypothetical protein (SECRETED:SignalP(1-17)) has protein sequence MFFKSLVLPALFTIVRAAEDGVRYETRTATVTQCFTRDALAAPTPVVIGATAIVYEPAVTGGPIIVEVDAPNCDSCGCPTCVHTVEYTTKFQCFCSTGLCDQEYSIKEKYKGMKDKPAMDSHSIPVGFTCDVQTCTTCGPEPITATITYPVKDRPYMNSIAHPTAVPSSGSKGNDYKHEDNNNNKGDDYGNGAKPVNEPNYPDTPVPAKKPEGEPMPVPKPNESNGFHSSVKPTSGSDAQESGYPGAGDEHPVIVSGAEGREVGIVGVGVAVVMVLLSL, from the exons ATGTTTTTCAAGTCCCTCGTTCTTCCAGCACTCTTCACTATCGTGAGAGCAGCTGAAGATGGTGTCCGTTACGAAACCCGTACTGCTACCGTCACACAATGCTTCACTCGCGATGCTCTAGCTGCACCTACTCCCGTGGTAATTGGCGCCACAGCTATCGTCTACGAACCAGCTGTCACCGGAGGACCCATTATTGTCGAGGTCGATGCCCCCAACTGCGACTCCTGTGGCTGCCCGACATGTGTACATACGGTTGAGTACACTACCAAGTTCCAGTGCTTCTGCTCTACTGGTCTTTGCGACCAGGAGTATTCCATCAAGGAGAAGTATAAGGGTATGAAGGACAAACCGGCTATGGACTCACACTCGATTCCAGTTGGGTTCACATGTGATGTACAAACTTGCACTACTTGTGGTCCTGAGCCCATTACTGCCACTATCACGTACCCCGTGAAGGATCGTCCTTATATGAACAGTATTGCGCATCCGACTGCGGTGCCGTCTTCTGGCAGCAAGGGCAATGACTACAAGCACGAAGataacaataacaacaaggGCGACGACTATGGTAACGGTGCCAAGCCTGTCAACGAACCCAACTACCCGGATACTCCTGTCCCTGCCAAGAAGCCTGAGGGAGAACCCATGCCGGTGCCCAAGCCTAATGAGAGCAATGGCTTCCACTCAAGTGTCAAGCCCACCTCTGGATCTGATGCTCAAGAGAGTGGTTATCCTG GAGCTGGAGATGAGCACCCTGTCATTGTATCAGGAGCTGAAGGCCGAGAGGTTGGAATTGTTGGTGTGGGAGTGGCTGTTGTTATGGTTCTACTTTCTCTTTAA
- a CDS encoding hypothetical protein (BUSCO:36221at5125), giving the protein MSEDDTDVLGPDGQPPVRVDRDRRAPRFSWTPAYEATFFRSLCESVQLGLRENSSFKAEAWERAAIALQESHGAYPAKSHLINKSDNARKRFRLWRGLREDPEFIYNPDSRTVTATEEAWAAHIEREPLSRALRGRPFDHEDFMEVLYPDVIGSGGAPKRIMKPRRRTDGPISDDPDMPGTGILNLQSDPPPPRPPGLESPNARPILAQTPTTSSTGSAPQQRPTSTTIPPRGPPTVANASALTPPDETITQSRKRQLPSTSTPVMFEPSPPTTTIPMGQSVAPESPGKRRRTSSNDGSRALTASVLNSSMLPMAVRDGPNAMSPSQTDSQGLSNGNGPAMEELVEAVRSRNVLRWQEEALDIFFRDFADEDLDLQVKMSEGVLINECKAMVFCKMPARVRQHWVKRFKENPRI; this is encoded by the exons ATGTCCGAAGACGACACCGACGTCCTTGGCCCCGACGGTCAACCCCCAGTCCGAGTCGACCGCGACCGAAGAGCTCCGCGCTTCAGCTGGACTCCCGCATACGAAGCTACTTTTTTCCGTAGCCTCTGCGAGAGTGTTCAGCTCGGTCTGCGCGAGAACTCTTCTTTCAAGGCCGAAGCCTGGGAACGCGCCGCTATCGCCCTGCAGGAGAGTCACGGCGCCTACCCTGCCAAGAGCCACCTGATCAACAAGAGCGACAATGCGAGGAAGCGCTTCCGATTATGGCGTGGTCTGCGCGAGGATCCCGAGTTTATCTATAATCCCGATTCAAGGACCGTCACAGCTACTGAGGAGGCATGGGCTGCGCATATAGAG AGAGAACCCCTTTCTAGGGCCTTGCGTGGCCGACCTTTCGATCACGAAGATTTCATGGAGGTTCTCTATCCAGACGTCATCGGATCTGGTGGCGCACCCAAACGTATAATGAAACCCAGGCGGCGAACAGACGGTCCCATCAGTGACGACCCCGATATGCCAGGAACCGGCATACTCAACCTTCAAAGcgatcctcctcctccgcgaCCTCCTGGCCTCGAGAGCCCCAATGCGCGACCAATCTTGGCCCAAACTCCCACTACATCCTCTACTGGCTCGGCGCCGCAGCAGCGACCGACATCGACGACCATTCCTCCTCGAGGTCCTCCGACCGTAGCCAACGCGAGCGCTCTTACCCCACCCGACGAGACCATCACACAGAGTCGCAAGCGACAGCTGCCCAGCACAAGTACCCCAGTCATGTTCGAGCCCTCGCCGCCCACCACTACCATACCCATGGGACAATCTGTGGCACCCGAATCACCTGGCAAGCGTCGTCGCACTTCGTCAAACGATGGCTCACGGGCCCTCACCGCTTCCGTCCTCAACTCATCCATGCTGCCCATGGCCGTACGTGATGGCCCGAATGCCATGTCTCCTTCGCAGACCGACAGCCAAGGACTTTCCAACGGCAATGGACCTGCAATGGAAGAGCTCGTCGAAGCTGTCCGATCTCGAAATGTGCTACGTTGGCAGGAGGAGGCACTGGACATTTTCTTCCGCGACTTTGCCGACGAAGATTTGGATCTACAGGTCAAGATGTCCGAGGGCGTGCTCATTAACGAATGCAAGGCCATGGTGTTTTGCAAGATGCCTGCTCGCGTCCGACAGCACTGGGTTAAGCGCTTCAAAGAAAATCCTCGTATTTAG